Genomic segment of Caretta caretta isolate rCarCar2 chromosome 4, rCarCar1.hap1, whole genome shotgun sequence:
ggacagcggtatttaaaaagacacattttataaaacagtcgctacactctttcagggtaaaccttgctgttaacattacatacatagcacatgttctttcgttacaaggtcacattttgcctcctcccaccgcgtgactaccccctcaaccttctcccctccctgtggctaacagcggggaacatttctgtttagccacaggcaaacagcccaggaggaatgggctcctctgagtgtcccctgaagaaaagcactctatttcaaccaggtgaccatgaattatatctcactctcctgaggataacacagagagataaagaacggattctggttgaatgccagcaaacataaactgcaatgctttgttctacagtgattcccgagtacgtgttactggcctggagtggtaaagtgtcctaccatgaaggacgaaataaggctgccctccccagaaaccttttgcaaaggctttaggactacatctaggagaaccgcaaatgccagggcaaagtaatcctttcacatgcttgcttttaaaccatgtatagcattttaaaaggtacactcaccagaggtcccttctccgcctgctgggtccaggaggcagccttgggtgggttcggggggtactggccccaggtctagggtgagaaacagttcctggctgtcgggaaaaccggtttctccgcttgcttgctgtgagctatctacaacctcctcctcatcatcatcttcttcgtccccaaaacctacttccgtattgcctccatctccattgaaggagtcaaacaacacggctggggtagtggtggccgaaccccctaaaatggcatgcagctcatcatagaagcggcatgtttggggctctgacccagagcggctgttcgcctctctggttttctggtaggcttgcctcagctccttcagtttcacgcggcactgcttcgcatccctgttatggcctctgtccttcatgccctgggagattttcagaaaggttttggcatttcgaaaactggaacggagttctgatagcacggattcctctccccaaacagcgatcagatcccgtacctcccgttcggtccatgctggagctcttttgcgattctgggactccatcatggtcacctgtgctgatgagctctgcatggtcacctgcagcttgccacgctggccaaacaggaaatgagattcaaaagttcgcggttcttttcctgtctacctggccagtgcatctgagttgagagtgctgtccagagcggtcagaatggagtactctgggatagctcccggaggccaataccatcgaattgtgtccacagtaccccaaattcgagccggcaacgtcgatttaagcgctaatccacttgtcaggggtggagtaaggaaattgattttaagagccctttaagtcgaaataaagggcttcattgtgtggacgggtgcaggtttaaatcgatttaacgctgctaaattcgacctaaagtcctagtgtagaccagggctaaggaggttgtgaaggctaggactataacagggtttaaaagagaactggataaattcatggaagttaagtccattaatggctattagccaggatggttaaggaatggtgtccctagtctctgttagatgccccagagggagtgaacctggcattggccactgtcggtagacaggatactgggctggatggatctttggtctgacccagtgtggccattcttatgttcttatgtatacattaaataattaaattgtaTTAATATAACCCAGTCCTCATTTTAATTTATTGGAAACATATCCGTAAGGCATTGCATTTGAGTATCTGTGTCTCTTCTTCAGCAaacatatttgtaattaaaaagttTAATTTCTCATGCAACAGCTTTAAAAATACCTTCAACACTCAATCCAGCTTTCTGTGGTGCTGGAAATAGACCCCCAGCTCCTTCAGAAAAACACAGTATGAAATGAATCTTATAATTTATTTCTTGGAAATGTATCCCCATATATGGCACACTAAAGACTCGTAAAATTAGGCTGTGGCTAGATGAAATACAAGGTATGGAACAAATTACAGCTCAAATCAGCCAATCTCAGGATCAGTTTGAGGAAAGATGAGATTTAACAGATCATCTGCTCACAACatataaaagaacaaaaaaaaaattaggcatAAAACCTCAGCCCTGAACTAAAATATGAATACAAAATAATTCTAGTCTTCAAGGAACATACCCATACCAAGTATCTGAAGGACCTACTCACATATAACGATACTGCACCAACTCTGCACATAAAAACTGAGTCGTCTGAGTGTCTGCCTTTGTGATGTGCTCCCCAAATTTTAACAAGGTGCTGCTTCGCAACTTTTCTCCAAGCAAGATATGTGACCTATGGCAGGAAGGGAGTGCCACGCAGCCTTTCTCCACCCCCATTCTGCTCCAGTCCTGGTCCCGCTCCCAGCTGCATCCCTGGCTCCCGGCCTTGTGCCTGGCCCTATCCCCAGCCTCAGCACATCTCCCAGCCCTGCACCAGCCCCCAGTGTCGGCCACTGGACACGGCTCTGTTCCTGGCCTGGGGCCGAGGCTGGGAGGAAGGCAAGGAGTGGACCTGCACCTGGCTGTGGGCCTGAGTGACAGCCTACACTGCATCCTGGCTGCGGCTCCACTCCCGCACCAAGCCTTAGCCTCTGGTCCcggcccccttactcctgtccacaTTCCCCCTCACGAGCTGTGGCCCCACTCCTGGTTTCAGGGGTGGTGGTGGCTTGGACAGTGGTAACTGTTGCCATAGACAGTCTCTTTACTTTGCTTATGACTGGCAACACTTTTACAGTACCAATCTTTCCTATTTGGACTATCCACAGAGCCAGAGTCTTTACCAGAGTTCTACTGGTCACAGTAGCAACCTTCAGACAGGAAGAGAAACATATATACCCTTTTTAGACAATCAGCTGATCATGGTCCTGTCAAGAGGCAACATGGAAATGAACATCCTGAGGTCAATAAAGGTTTTGGAGAATTACAGATTTATAATAATTGGAGTATAAAGTTAAATATTCACTGAACTCTACCTTCACCACCAGATAAATAATAGATACCATCAGGCATAAGGTATTCATTCATCTCCATGGAACATCAGTGGAATTTGGATAGTATAAGGGACATAAGAGGGAAACAGAAGTGACAATTCAATCTCAAATTAATTTTAGGGATGCCAGTTTTGTGTATGTGCATGCTGCAGTAGTTCCGATCACATTCAAGGCTTATCCATATCTCAACGATCAATGAGGGTAGAGATCCCACAGGCTGCATCTAGCTCTCTGAAATAGTGTCCAGAAAAGGACAGATTAATAATGTGGTACTCAATCAGCAAAGCTAGACTAGATGGTCCTTGCAATATATGCCAGTCTGGGAGGATGGTGAACACAGTTGACCCTGCTCCAGTAAACATGGTCCCAAAAGAGAGATTATAATACAGCATCTACTTGTTGGAGCTCAGAGCAGTCTGATATGGCCTAAGAACACTAGCTCACTTTGTGCGAAATGAGTCTTACTAGACAATGTTTCTGTCATAGcccataaaaggaaacaagatggCATGTGGTCTGCAGCACTTTTAAAACAAGCTCCTCTCTTACTGACTTGAGTGGCACAAAACCTTCTGCCATTTTGCACCCTTCATGTCAAAGTCTCTGACGAGGAGCAGGGATACTACCATAAATCAAACTGTGATGAGGTGTGCATACCCCACACTGGACAAGAGAGAGTTCACTCTACATTATGGGTGGTGGAAGTCCCACCCCTCAGACTGGGTTGGCcatgctccaactgctgcctCAGTATAAAAGAGCCCAGCTCATTCTAGGCTGACCACCACGGGGAGAACATGCTTGTGGGAGGCTCCAGGCCAGGAGCTGCTACAGCCACAGACTGCGGGAAACCAGAAAACTTGGGGACCAGACTGGTGAACTGCTATCTCCAGTGGATCACTGGGAGTCAGACTCCCAGGGATTTACCCCCGCAAGGGAATCTGGAGACCCTGATGCTGTATGGACTGCTACCTCAGGAGATGTggtaggaagtggtccagggaggtggagggagtGGTATCTACCACTCAAACAAGGTAAGTGTGTTGTTGTAGGATTCGCCACTGACTGGATGACCATCAATCCTGTTGCcgacagggccctggactgggacctggtggagagggagggcccaggtccccctagcCGGCCGCCACCCACTCGTAGGTGGTGATCCACTTCCCTCTGGGCAGTAGGCCACGCCAGCCCTGACTCCAAGGGCAGCTGCAAAGACTCTGGTCATTAGGCTGCACAGCCCTGACCCAGAGGGCAATTGGATAGACTTTGGGCACTAGGCCATGCAGCCCTGTACTCAAAGGCTGCCATGTTGACTCCGGCCTCTGGGCTGTGCTTCTCTCAGCCTAAGGACAGTTTGATAGACTGTAACCACGGTGGCATCGCTGCCCCTACCCAATCCTAAGGaggatggggtgtgcataccACATGACACGAACAAACGTAGGAATTGCCTTACTGGATCTGACTTGTGATTcataatccagtatcctgtctccgacagtggccaacaccCAGTGATTCACAGGAAGCTGTGAGGAAACCAGGAGCAGACAGGGGTGGGATAATCTGCCTCTCCTGAAATCTCATCCTAATCTCTAATAGTTAGAAATTGGTTTCAAATCTGAAGCAATAGGTTTTATATCCTTTGCAAAAAGGATAGTGGTACTATCATAACTCTAATGCTTTTGtgctaggttcaccaggggaaggagaccaaagccctcaggtaagtggggaagtgggatactgggaggaagcaggagcgcgtgagagggcagggctcctgcctcatactgagaaagagggatgatcagtgagttatctcaagtgcctatacacaaatgcaagaagcccaggaaacaagcagggagaactggaagtcctggcacaatcaaggaattatgatgtgattggaataacagagacttggtaggataactcacatgactagagtactgtcatggatggatataaactgttcaggaaggacagacagggcagaaaaggtgggggagttgcactgtatgtaagggagcagtgtgagtgctcagagctcaagtatgaaactgcagaaaaacctgagtgtctctggattaagtttagaagtgtgagcaacaagggtgatgtcgtggtgggagtctgctatagaccaccggatcagggggatgacgtggacgaggctttcttccggcaactaacggaagttactagatcgcaggccctggttctcatgggagacttcaatcaccctgaaatctgctgggagagcaatacagcggtgcacagacaatccaagaagtttttggaaagggtaggggacaatttcctggtgcaagtgctggaggaaccaactaggggcagagctcttcttgacctgctgctcacaaaccgggaagaattagtaggggaagctaaagtggatgggaacttgggaggcagtgaccatgagatggttgagttaaggatcctgacacagggaagaaaggagagcagcagaatacggaccctggacttcagaaaagcagactgactccctcagggaactgatgggcaggatcccctgggagaataacatgagggggaaaggagtctaggagagctggctgtattttaaagaatctttattgaggttacagggacaaaccatcccgatgtgtagaaagaatagtaaatatggcaggtgaccagcttggcttaacagtgaaatccttgctgatcttgaacacaaaaaagaagcttacaagaagtggaagattggacaaatgaccagggaggagtataaaaatattgcttgggcatgcagtagtgaaatcaggaaggccaaattacacctggagttgcagctagcaagggatgttaagagtaacaagaagggtttcttcaggtatgttaacaacaagaaagtcaaggaaagtgagggccccttactgaatgatggagacaacctagtgacagaggatgtggaaaaagctaatgtactcagtgctttttttgcctctgtcttcacgaacaaggtcagctcccagactactgcactgggcagcacagcatggggagaaggtgaccagccctctgtggagaaagaggtggttcgggactatttagaaaagctggatgagcacaagtccatggggccggatgcgctgcatccgagagtgctaaaggagttggcggatgtgattgcagagccattggccattatctttgaaaactcatggtgatcgggggaagtcccggactactggaaaaaggctaatgtagtgcccatctttaaaaaagggaagaaggaggatcctgggaactacaggccagtcagcctaaccTCAGTCCTtgtaaaaatcatggagcaggtcctcaaggaatcaattctgaagcacttagaggagagaaaagtgatccggaacattcagcatggattcaccaagggcaagtcacgcctgactaatctaattgccttttataacaagataactggctctgtggatgaggggaaagcggtggacgtgtagttccttgactttagcaaagcttttgacacggtctcccacagtattcttgccagcaagttaaagaagtatgggctgcatgaatggactatagggtggatagaaagttggctagattgtctggttcaatgggtagtgatcaatggctccatgtctagttggcagccagtatcaagtggagtgctccaagggtcggtcctgaggccgatTTAATTcaatatcttcagaaatgatctggaggatggtgtggattgcaccctcagcaagtttgcagatgacactaaactgggaggagaggtagatacactggagggtagggataggatacagagggacctagacaaattagaggattggccaaaagaaatctgatgaggttcaacaaggacaagtgcagagtcctgcacttaggacaaaagaatcccatgcatcgctacagactagggaccgaatggctcggcagcagttctgcagaaaaggacctaggggttacagtggacgagaagctggatatgagtcaacagtgtgcccttgttgccaagaaggccaatggcattttggggtgtatatgtaggggcattgccagcagatcgagggacgtgattgttcccctttttcaacattggtgaggcctcatctggagtactgtgtccagttctgggccccacactacaagaaggatgtggaaaaattggaaaacgtccagcggagggcaacaaaaatgattaggggactggaacagatgacttatgaggagaggcggaaggaactgggattgtttagtctgcagaagaaaagaataaggggggatttgatagctgctttcaactacctgaaagggggttccgaagaggatggctcTATACTGTTCAGTGGTatctgatgacagaacaaggagtaatggtctcaagttgcagtgagggaggtttaggttggatattaggaaaaactttttcactaggagggtggtgaaacactggaatgggttacctagggaggtggtggaatctccttccttagatatttttaaggtcaggcttgacaaagccctggctgggatgatttaactgggaattggtcctgctttgagcagggggttgaactagatgacctcctgaggtcccttccaaccctgatattctatgattctatgattttaatgcAGCCTTTTGTCAATTATTTGCCAATGGAAGATCTGTTACCTTTTTGCATCACTGAAAGCTGCACATCTTTTGGATTCTCTATTAAATTACTGAAGCATGACAGCAAAAGATATACTATCACAAGACTGGTATCCCTAAGCATGTTGTTTTCACTCTGAAAGGCATTAGGGCAGTGTAAATATATTGTACCTACTTCCCGTTACAGGGCTACCACCTATCTCAATTTTTCCAGATAGTAACAGTTTTGAAAGGACAGCTCTGTGTTGCATGCAGAACCATTAGAGTATCCCAAAAAATATTTTGGGCAACATCATCACAATTTATGCTGAGTGAGCATGAGCTGATATTTTGGGGGAGATTGAAGTGAATGTTGGAAAATCCTTATTAATGTATTAAGTATTTATACATTGCTGTAACTATACTGAGTAATTGAGAACAGTTCTAAGGTGAGAtggttcttgtttttgtttttctttttctttgtaaatCAGGAATTCCAAAGCAGTGGTACATAGACTATTAGAAGTCCACACAGTATTTGGTGATGTTTTATGGAGAGCTGGTTAGTCACATGGCACTAACTCACTGTTAGCAGTATTACTATATtacacctagaggccccagccaagatttGACCCCCATTGTCCTAGACACTCTCAGATCAGTCACAAAGTCTCCACTCAGGAAAGATTCCAATCTAAATAAATAGGTAGAAGGGGAAGagactttcccaaagtcacacTATAGGTCCACTGCAGAGTGAAGAATGGAATCCAGGTCTTCTAACTCTCAGTTCACCATCATACCCTTTAGACCACAGTGCCTCCCTGTTTCTAGCTGCTTAATCACATTAAGGGAAGTGAAACATACATTCAGTACTTTTCCACcattacttttccatgtaagcaattgggagtgggaggggatgtGGTCTGCACAATAACAAACGGGAGACAAGAACATCTATATGACAAACTAGTGAGATATGATCCATACTATGAAAATATTTGTGAGCCTCTCTTCTAAGGGAGAGTTTCCCCTTAAATATATTCTTATTTACTTGTTGTGGTATTTATATGCCTAAACTGCTGTGGAGGAGGATGAGGAGAATTGTTTGAATTGATTATGAGGATTTTGCAACAACTCTGCCTTTTCTTGTGCCCATTAGTTATTCAGTCATCGTGCATAGGCTTTTATCTAAAGTGTTGTATTTCTTTATCATCTTCCACATTATTTAGTCATTCCTACAACCTCACAGAATTTGGAACCTGCTTGGAATGCCCTCCCTTCTTCAGCTACAGTCACGTCTTCCATGAACCTCTTTATTCTTCTAAATGTTGACTAATATTGTATGTTGGTGCACACATTACATTTCAAGATACCTGCAAATAacataggccaagattttcaaacttcGCCACCTATCATGTAAGGTGACTGTTCAGGAAAACACTTGTGCATGGTCTAAAGCGATCCCTACTCAaaacagcacttaagcatatcTAAAATGCTGTCCTGGGTAGGGATACTTTCTTGAACTGGGGCCAAGCATATCCTGGTTACAACACACATTCATTACGTCAGTTAAATAAGTAAAAATCCATCTGCAGTGTTTGTATTCTACATGTTCCAGCATTATGCCTGAGAACCGAAAATTAAATTGAGTAGAAACTGACCATAAACATAAGTGAAACTATTTAGGTTATTTTCATGGTCTAAGATGAGAAGaatgcaaaaagtaaataagCAGCATAAAGAGGAAATCGtacatttgattatttttaagtGATGTGTGTTTGAATAATCTAATATGTATAAGTAAGGCCATTTTTAAACTGTAATTTGAAACATTACTGTGTCCCTTTTAACTGCAGGAAACGAGTGAAATCTGAATTgaataaattaaaaaaggaaTGTGATGGAagtgaaaaatattgaaatataaaTTATATGTCCATGGATTATGAGTACTAGTCACTTTATTcgaggggggggggcggaaatgTATGAACAAGGATATGTAAACTGTAAAGGAAAATAAGAGACCTATTCAAGATACAAGAGGACTGTAAAAAATTAGAGAATGAAGTTGACATAAAAAAGGAAATGATAGAAAAGGCAGAGATGGAGaatgaaaagaaatatatttacataagaagataagttataaaaagaaaaattcccaCCACTTACAGAACAAAAAAAAGCCTGGGGAGGAGACAGCAGGGGTCTCTAACAGAtggcaaaaataatttaaacaccAAAGCACTTGACATTGCTGAAGAAATTAAATGTATTCTTTTTCTCATTATTTTACAATGGCAAATGCAGGGCAGATGtcagaaacacacacattttctagAGTCTGAAGTGGAAATACTAGAGGAAACCCAAACAACTAATCAAGATATTACAGTACCCTTTCAGTGACTGACAAAACCAGACAGATGGCctccagggaggagtataaaaatattgttcaggcATGCAGGtgtgaaatcaggaagaccaaatcacacctggaattgcagctagcaagagatgttaagagtaacaagaagggtttcttcaggtatgttagcaacaagaagaaagccaaggaaagtgtgggccccttactgaatgagggaggcaacctagtgacagaggatgtggaaaaagctaatgtactcaatactttttttgcttctgtcttcacgaacaaggtcagctcccagactgctgcactgggcagcacagcatggggaggaggtgaccagccctctgtggagaaagaagtggttcgggactatttagaaaagctggatgagcacaagtccatggggccagatgcgctgcatccgagagtgctaaaggagttggcggatgtgattgcagaaccattggttATTAGCtttaaaaactcatggcgatgaggggaggtcctggacgactggaaaaagactaatgtagtgcccatctttaaaaaagggaaggaggaggatctgggg
This window contains:
- the LOC125635956 gene encoding uncharacterized protein LOC125635956 — protein: MQSSSAQVTMMESQNRKRAPAWTEREVRDLIAVWGEESVLSELRSSFRNAKTFLKISQGMKDRGHNRDAKQCRVKLKELRQAYQKTREANSRSGSEPQTCRFYDELHAILGGSATTTPAVLFDSFNGDGGNTEVGFGDEEDDDEEEVVDSSQQASGETGFPDSQELFLTLDLGPVPPEPTQGCLLDPAGGEGTSAACVSMITGSSPSQRLVKLRKKKKRTRDEMFSELMLSSHTDRAQTNAWRQIMSECRKAQNDQEERWRAEESKWRAEDRAEAQMWRQRDERRQDSMLRLLQDQTSMLQCMVELQQRQLEHRLPLLPLCNQPPSSPSSIVSTPRRPRTRWGGLRPTSHSTTEDCPKKRRLSFNKF